The Hyphomicrobiales bacterium nucleotide sequence TTGCGGCGCCAAATCGGCTATAAATGAGCGTGTTCAAACGAACTTTGGATTCGGTCCTTGGCAGATAATCCGACGCGCCCCGAAGGCGAGCCTCCGGCCGACATCGCTCCGGTCTCCATCACCGAGGAGATGAAGCGTTCCTACCTCGATTACGCGATGAGCGTGATCGTCTCTAGGGCGCTGCCCGACGTGCGCGACGGGCTCAAGCCGGTGCATCGGCGCATCCTCCATTCGATGCACGAGAGCGGCTATGACTGGAACAAGCCGTACCGCAAATCGGCACGCGTCGTCGGCGACGTCATCGGCAAGTATCACCCGCATGGCGACCAGTCGATCTACGATGCGCTGGTGCGCATGGCGCAAGACTTTTCCATGCGACTGCCGCTGCTCGACGGCCAGGGCAATTTCGGCTCCATCGACGGCGACCCGCCGGCGGCGATGCGCTACACCGAGATCCGCCTCGGCAAGCCGGCCCACGCGCTACTCGAGGACATCGACAAGGACACCGTCGATTTCCAGAACAACTACGACAATTCCGAGCGCGAACCGACGGTGCTTCCGGCGCGCTTTCCGAACCTGCTCGCCAACGGCGCCGGTGGCATCGCCGTCGGCATGGCGACCAACATCCCGCCGCACAATCTGGGCGAGGTGATCGACGCCTGCATCGCGCTGATCGACGACCCGGACATCACCGTGGCCGGGCTCATCGAGATCGTGCCGGGGCCGGATTTTCCGACCGGCGGCATCATCCTCGGCCGCGCCGGCATCCGCTCCGCCTACCATACCGGCCGCGGCTCAGTGACCATGCGCGGCCGGGTCCATGTGGAGACCGTCCGCAAGGAGCGCGAGGCGCTGGTCATCACCGAGGTGCCGTATCAGGTCAACAAGGCCTCGATGGTCGAGAAGATCGCCCATCTGGTGCGCGACAAGCGCATCGAGGGCATCGCCGACATCCGCGACGAATCCGACCGCGACGGCATCCGCGTGGTCGTCGAGCTGAAACGCGATGCGATGTCCGACATCGTCCTCAACCAGCTCTACCGCTTCTCGCCGCTGCAATCGACCTTCGGCTGCAATATGGTGGCGCTGACCGGCGGCCGGCCCGAGCTGATGGGGCTGAAGGACCTGATCCAGGCCTTTACGGCGTTTCGCGAGGAGGTCATTGGGCGGCGCACCAAGCACCTCTTGATGAAGGCGCGCGACCGCGCCCATGTGCTGGTGGGGCTGGCCATCGCGGTCGCCAATATCGACGAGGTCATCCGCCTGATCCGCACCGCGCCGGACCCTGCGAGCGCGCGCGAGGCGCTCAAGAGCCGCGACTGGCCGGCCAAGGACATGGCGCCGCTGATCGCGTTGATCGCCGATCCGCGCCACCAGCTGCGCAAGGACGGCACCTACCGGCTGTCCGACGAGCAGGCGCGCGCCATTCTCGATTTGCGGCTGCAGCGGCTGACCGGGCTCGGCCGCGACGAGATCGCCGACGAACTGAACAAGCTCGGCGCCGAGATCGGCGACTATCTGGAGATCCTGCGCTCGCGGGCGCGCATCCTCGACATCATCAAGAGGGAGCTGACAGACGTGCGCGACGAGTTCGCCACCCCGCGCCGCACCGAGATCGTCGAAGATGAAGGCGAGGTCGAGGACGAGGACCTGATCCAGCGCGAGGACATGGTGGTGACGGTCAGCCACCGCGGCTAT carries:
- the gyrA gene encoding DNA gyrase subunit A, whose translation is MADNPTRPEGEPPADIAPVSITEEMKRSYLDYAMSVIVSRALPDVRDGLKPVHRRILHSMHESGYDWNKPYRKSARVVGDVIGKYHPHGDQSIYDALVRMAQDFSMRLPLLDGQGNFGSIDGDPPAAMRYTEIRLGKPAHALLEDIDKDTVDFQNNYDNSEREPTVLPARFPNLLANGAGGIAVGMATNIPPHNLGEVIDACIALIDDPDITVAGLIEIVPGPDFPTGGIILGRAGIRSAYHTGRGSVTMRGRVHVETVRKEREALVITEVPYQVNKASMVEKIAHLVRDKRIEGIADIRDESDRDGIRVVVELKRDAMSDIVLNQLYRFSPLQSTFGCNMVALTGGRPELMGLKDLIQAFTAFREEVIGRRTKHLLMKARDRAHVLVGLAIAVANIDEVIRLIRTAPDPASAREALKSRDWPAKDMAPLIALIADPRHQLRKDGTYRLSDEQARAILDLRLQRLTGLGRDEIADELNKLGAEIGDYLEILRSRARILDIIKRELTDVRDEFATPRRTEIVEDEGEVEDEDLIQREDMVVTVSHRGYIKRVPLSTYRAQRRGGKGRAGMATREEDFVARLFVASTHTPVLFFSSRGIVYKLNDWRLPAPAPQARGKALINLLPLQENEIITTIR